The proteins below are encoded in one region of Nocardioides marmorisolisilvae:
- a CDS encoding PD-(D/E)XK motif protein, translating to MASGSERASAEGLPDQTLAVSAIATEAGGTLAYAGGAASGEYVAAIVARTGPSSPIPVRMAALSAEFGVQYRLDDGITQRTMRVSVMRCRSVDPEVQTLFASFVHELLLALPSDPAETDVADELARWLGLFWRLQAPPRTDVVGLIGELTLIAAARRPEDWVRGWHSVPTSTIDFVLTRPPVEVEVKATQSATRSHTISADQAFGPGNRYFASVRVELRESGMTIGDFARRVADGLGASEDREAFWAILAAECGASFGEFMAERFVADVSDQSLEFFRREDVPRPELGYPLPPGVSGMTFRSDFSSSPSQGPDDFFAALGL from the coding sequence ATGGCGTCTGGTTCTGAGAGGGCCTCTGCGGAGGGCCTTCCTGATCAGACTCTCGCTGTCAGCGCCATCGCAACGGAGGCCGGCGGCACCTTGGCGTACGCGGGCGGCGCGGCCAGTGGGGAGTACGTCGCTGCGATCGTGGCTCGCACAGGGCCGTCGAGCCCCATTCCGGTGCGAATGGCTGCGCTGAGTGCCGAGTTCGGTGTCCAGTATCGCCTTGACGATGGGATCACACAGCGGACTATGCGGGTCTCCGTGATGCGCTGCAGGAGCGTTGACCCCGAAGTACAGACCTTGTTCGCCTCGTTCGTCCACGAACTGCTTCTCGCACTTCCGAGCGACCCGGCCGAGACCGACGTTGCTGACGAACTCGCGCGGTGGCTTGGCCTGTTCTGGAGGCTTCAGGCTCCGCCACGAACCGACGTGGTGGGCTTGATCGGCGAGTTGACGTTGATCGCGGCCGCGAGACGACCCGAGGATTGGGTTCGCGGGTGGCACAGCGTGCCAACCAGCACCATCGACTTCGTGCTGACACGGCCGCCCGTCGAGGTCGAGGTGAAGGCGACCCAGTCGGCCACGCGATCGCACACGATCTCTGCAGACCAGGCGTTCGGCCCGGGGAACCGCTACTTCGCGTCCGTTCGGGTCGAGTTGCGCGAGAGTGGGATGACGATTGGTGACTTCGCCCGAAGGGTCGCGGACGGCCTAGGTGCCAGCGAGGATCGAGAAGCGTTCTGGGCGATCTTGGCGGCGGAGTGCGGAGCGTCCTTCGGAGAGTTCATGGCGGAGCGATTCGTCGCTGACGTGAGCGACCAGAGCCTCGAGTTTTTCAGGCGGGAGGACGTTCCACGACCAGAGCTCGGGTACCCGCTGCCTCCCGGTGTCTCCGGGATGACATTTCGATCTGACTTCTCATCCTCACCATCACAGGGCCCGGATGACTTCTTCGCCGCGTTGGGACTCTGA
- the dcm gene encoding DNA (cytosine-5-)-methyltransferase, with protein MFDFVDYFAGVGGFHAALSGLGGRAVQACEIDPKPAAIYEHNWNLKPEKDVRELARHPELIPAHSVLAGGFPCQPFSKSGRQLGIAEDRGTLFEDVLKILEAKQPPVVMLENVRNLAGPRQQAAWLRILRGLREAGYRVGDRPTVFSPHLLSRALGGAPQVRDRVYILGVWVGRDRAMTEIDLDPVVPHTAEEGWDVSDWSIEADVLLPEPPASEIQRYKLSGDEIAWIDTWNELLAMLGDAKLPGFPLWEFAWHQRRPNGYRTMPAWKQKLIEQNRDFYLTHRSAIDAWRSRDRDVPLSKFPASRRKFEWQAGSGERDLWKHLMQLRPSGIRVKQATYAPALVAMSQTPIFGPRRRRLTPPETARLQGFDPTTFSFADQPDSASYKQMGNAVNVGVVRHVFKAFVEKNADDIAACGPAGTSILESLGIDVPLVSTSVAAS; from the coding sequence CCTGCAGCGATCTACGAACACAACTGGAACCTGAAGCCCGAGAAGGACGTGCGTGAGCTCGCCCGGCATCCAGAGTTGATCCCCGCGCATTCTGTGCTGGCCGGCGGCTTTCCCTGTCAACCGTTCAGCAAGTCTGGTCGTCAACTCGGCATCGCCGAAGATCGCGGAACCCTCTTCGAGGACGTGCTGAAGATCCTTGAGGCGAAGCAGCCCCCGGTTGTGATGCTCGAGAACGTCCGCAACCTCGCCGGTCCACGCCAACAGGCCGCATGGCTGCGGATCCTCCGTGGCCTGCGCGAGGCTGGCTACCGGGTGGGCGATCGCCCCACCGTGTTCTCGCCGCACCTACTGTCTCGGGCGTTAGGCGGAGCTCCCCAGGTTCGGGATCGCGTCTACATCTTGGGAGTCTGGGTCGGTAGGGACCGAGCGATGACAGAAATCGACCTCGACCCTGTCGTCCCCCATACGGCTGAGGAGGGATGGGACGTTTCCGATTGGAGCATCGAGGCGGACGTGCTGCTTCCTGAGCCACCGGCCAGTGAGATCCAGCGGTACAAGCTGAGCGGTGACGAGATCGCCTGGATCGACACCTGGAATGAACTGCTCGCGATGCTCGGAGACGCCAAGTTGCCTGGATTTCCGCTTTGGGAGTTCGCCTGGCATCAGCGGCGCCCAAACGGCTACCGGACGATGCCGGCCTGGAAGCAGAAGCTCATCGAGCAGAACCGAGACTTTTACCTGACACACCGCAGTGCAATCGATGCATGGCGATCGCGGGATCGAGACGTTCCCCTCTCCAAGTTTCCAGCCTCGCGCAGGAAGTTCGAATGGCAGGCCGGCTCGGGTGAGCGGGATCTATGGAAGCACCTGATGCAACTCAGGCCGTCGGGCATTCGCGTCAAGCAGGCGACCTACGCACCGGCACTGGTGGCCATGAGCCAGACACCCATCTTTGGTCCGCGTCGTCGCCGACTGACTCCGCCCGAGACCGCCCGACTGCAGGGATTCGATCCGACGACGTTCTCGTTCGCCGATCAGCCGGACAGCGCGAGCTACAAGCAGATGGGCAACGCCGTCAACGTGGGCGTCGTACGACACGTCTTCAAGGCGTTCGTCGAGAAGAACGCCGATGACATCGCGGCGTGCGGACCGGCCGGCACGTCCATCCTGGAGTCGCTGGGGATCGATGTTCCGCTGGTCTCGACCAGCGTCGCAGCCTCGTAG